The stretch of DNA TTATATATGGCTGCCTGTTGGTATGTCAATTTATTCACAGTCAGAACTCACAAAGTTACTTATCTCATCCATAACCGTATAGAAGTGGTCGTTGTTCGGTAACAAGTAAAACCCGATTGTTGCCTTCTCCAAATATAAAAGTTTCACCACTTGGTTAGCCTTCTCAAGCCCCTTAGCGTAAGCCAATTGCCAGTCCTGAATAAGATCTAAACCAGCCACCACAACTAAGCTTTTGGGAAACGTTAGTCCTTCCAGGCTCTTACCCCTTGGACCAAATGGGTTGCATGCCGGATGGTCCCTATCTTCCCCTTCAGGCAGAAATGCTCTCCAGTACCAGTCTCGATCTTTTAGGGTAACAAAATATTTCCCATCTAAGCGTGTCTCAGACTCAGTTCTGTCCTGCCCACCAAACATTGGATTGAGCAGAATGTTACCTATTACTTCAATTCCAGATTCCACTGCTTTCAAAGCAACATTGTGTGCAATGTTTCCGCCTGAACTATCACCGGCCATGTATATATGCACCTTCGAGTCCTTGCTTCGAAGCCATGTTCTCGAGTTTACCCAATTAAGAGTAGTCCATCCATCATCATATGCACAAGGAAAACGATTCTCTGGTGCACGACGATAATCTACTGAGACAACAACAGCCTTACAGATTCCCACTAATCGACGGCATAGAGAATCATAAATGGCACTATTTGCAGAGGAATGAGCGAAACTTCCACCATGAAAGAAAATTATTACAGGTACAACCTGACCATCAGCTGAAGCCACAGGCTTCTCAAGATCAAGGAAGTTCAGACGAGGCTCCTCGGGATTATTAGTTGGACGATATACTCTGCAAAGGAGACTAGTTTCACGGTCAATGATGGTGTCAAAAGAGTAAACTCCATCAACTGAGTGAGCATTGGCAATCACTTTACGATCAAGATATTCTGCCAAGTGCCGGTTGAAAGTTCCATCAGGGCGACGAAGAAGATTGTAAGCCAACTTGAAGTTGGAGATCAAGACCCATGTATTCAGCGGAACCACCATCTACACAGATCAAAATTCTTCTTTCAGCATAACAAAGTAGGATTACAAAAAGTATCAACCAAAATTGAAAGTGACACCATAATATTCCTATCCACATTGCCAAGTTTTGCAGAAACGTAAGACTGCACGGCATATAAAGAGAATAAACAAATGAAAATAGAATCACTAGAACACACTCACTCGGCAAATGAGAACTCTGACAAGAGAGCAGGGTGTTCAGAGTCGGCTTAAATACGAGCTCAACGAGTTAAAACTACCAACAAAAAGTCAAAACCCCCTAATTTTTCTCCAATATTAAAAATCAAACACAGTACTTGAAATTGAATCCAAATCAGGACCGTAGATTTGATCATTGAACAGCATTAATCAAAAGCTGTGTCAATTAACAAAACAAGAAAATAAACTGAACTTGATAGCATACAGTAGAAATCAGAATCCAAAAAAGCAGTCTCTAACtcccataaaataaataataaataaattccgACTTTTAACTACTCAATCCCAATACCTGAACACAGATTATAACCTAAAATAAACGACAAACAACACAATATAAACGCGCAAATAAAACTTCCCACAAACCAAAACCACCAACGAAAATCGAAACTTCCAATTATAGGAACAATAACGCATCAACagattgaaaatatatatatacatatatacaaaagCTGGTACCTTGGACTCATTGAGGTTGACTTCATTACTCCCAGCCATTAGAACTGGACCTCGAAAATCAAAAGCCGAAACAAAACGAAACAAACCCTTATAAAATCAACTCAACCCCAACTCTAAAGATCCCTCTTTTAAAGAAAACCCAGTTCCGAAAAACTCTCCATGTATAAAACAAGGAAGCAGCTCAAGTTTCAACCGAAGATCAATGGGGGAAAACCCATCATCCCAAAAGCATGAAAACAGGTCTGATCCCTTTCACGTAGCTTTTAGCTGAGCCCCTGAAATATATGTATGCAATAGAAGGGCAAAGAAAAATCCCAGTAAATAAAGCAGAGAGAGAGGAAGCTATGAGAGAAAAGAATAGAGtagaagagaagagagaagaagaaggtgCGTGTgtgtaagagagagagagagagagtgaatgATAAGAGAAGAGAGCGTACGGTAAGCAGAGGAGAGAGGACAAAAGGCTAAAGTGCGAAGGGGATGAACAAACAAAGGACGATAGAGCGGACAAAGTGATCGGCCGAACAAAACACTGTTTTCTGGGTCCCACttatctatatattattaacttcattaaataaataattaattctttttctttttcttttttttaatggaTGAATAAAAATGTCGGGCTTTGTTTAGCTACCACTAGTGACAAAGTATTAAATTTAGGTGATGTTTGGtaccaattttttaattagttttctgtttttaaaattggaaaagttaaaatattttgtaagaacattttttataaaactgttttcaatttttaattttttaattgagaatcaaaattttaaaaataaaaaaaatcactttcaatattttcttaaataatttttttcttaattaatatgttAGACTCCGACGAGACTCGAAGCCAAATCCTCCccccacggccctggcgctgaacCGGGCTCTAATTCTGAATCCAAATCCGACCCAAGACTTAGAcctgatttaaataaaatcaaaaaatgaaaataaaaataagctttacagaacacacttttgttttctgtttttaaaattgaaaaacaaaagtggttacagaacgcatttttattttttaaaaacaaaatttttaaaaataaaaattttactttcattttgtgattaaaaaattagaaaacaaaagtgttactaaACGGCACCAATTTAGGATTTGAAAactgttttatgtttttaaaaattaaaatgttgGGAGTCATTTTAAGGATTTTTTATTAGTTGAgtgttttcgaaaataaaatttgaatattattttgagttttaggctaaaaaataataacactatgtttataatttttttatgttttcaaaTCATGCAATCCAAAAACTGTTTAATTAttcttacttttttattttgagattctCAACTAATCacatattcaatttttttaaaactcaaaaatattaaatcacaCTACAACCAATTACATATGTAGAAACAATTTTTCACttacaaaatttattaaatttttatttccaaaacacatttttaaaaaatacattttttgaaTCACAAAccaatcaaatttttaaaaatacattaattttaaaaaaaattgctattAAATATTAGTAGTACTTTGGTCATGgggttaattaataatattttataaaagttattatattaaataatgcgaaactcaatacttaattatactaatagtaATATAATATCTTAGAGAGTGTTAGGAGCATTATTATTAAGTAGgctaatttgtaatttttccccttgaactttgacatgtactaaatcatgccccctaaatttttttgaccgttaaaaattccccctgaactatcaagattgttaaatttaaggacttttatctaattttagtaaaaaaaattctaacatggatgaaagttcagggggcatgatttaatacatataaaagtttgagggacatgatttgatagatatcaaagtttggggagcatGACTTAGTacttgaaacagtaaaattgaatgaaattagacaaaagtccttaaatttaacaatctcaatagttcaaggggaatttttaacagccaaaaaactttaggaggcatgatttggtatatgtcaaagtttgggGGGAAAAATTGTTAATTAGCCTATTAAGTATCAAGcatctaattattttaatagcaatattaatatatagaagGATAAACTGTGACCTTTTAGTATTTCTTGAGTTTTAGGCCCAATAGTTGCATTTCtctaattgaaaataaaaatgcaaCAACAAATGATAGTGGAAGGAAGGTGGGGACTTTTGAGAGATGAGCTGAAATGGAAGGGGAAGGGGAAActgttttaaccaaaaaaaaaactggTCACACTTCCACCTTTCTTTGTTAAATTTACAATTtcttactttattttttattttatttatatattatataattttggcCACGAtgaagtttatttatttattttgtcatttgtttaggaaaatttgaatttttatactTACAATACCTTAAAATTATTTCCCTAAATCTatagttattaaaattggtcatatatgaccacattgttaatttctcaaaaatacccctcACATTTGAAATCCCTAAACTCaagcctctctcttcctctctgcCGACCACGAAAGCACCACACCCACATCCCACCACCACCCGAAACCCCCATCGGAGCAACCCAGTCCGACCCCAACTCCTCCGACCGAACCCGAACCCCCACACCCACAAGCGACTTTGACCCAgccattaaaaaaaaagggcATCGGGTCCACATGAAAATCGGACCCCAAAAGAAACTAAACACCATCAGACTGGACCATCGGACCGGACCATCGGACCATCTGACTGGACCCATCCGGACCATCGGACCGGACCCATCGGGACCATCGGACCAGACCCATCGGGACCATCGGACTGTCTTCTTCCCCAAAAAAATTTCGGTTCGGTTCGGTGTGGATCTACCTTTGACATGGTGGTTCGATTTGGCGTGGATCTCCAGTGGTGTTCGGCCGGTTTTTGTGGTTCACCGTGCGTGGTGGATCGGCGTGCGTGGTGATCGGCGTGCGTGGTGAACGCCGTGCGTGGGTGGTTCGAGGAGGAAGGATATGCGTTGATGACGGTGGGTGTGGGGTTTCGGGTtgggtcggaggggttggggtcggacTGGGGTTGCTCCGATGGGGGTTTTGGGTGATGGTGGGATGTGGGTGTGGTGCTTTCGTGGTCGgcagagaggaagagagatgcTTGAGTTTAGGGTTTTCAAATGtgaagggtatttttgggaaattaacaatgtggtcatatatgaccaattttaataactatGCATTTAGGGAAATAATTTTAGGGTATTGTAAGTatgaaaattcaaatttccctttgtttattctcttttttttatctatcttttttttcttttattttccttttttatgtactatttttttcaatactactttaaaaaaaatacttagtgGCATGATTTGATTAGTTTAATCTattaagagcatctccaatCTTGAGACTAAATTTGGTGTCACTCTATTATTAAACTAGTAAACATCCTACGCTTTGCGGccgatatataaaatatttcaaattatatataaaaaataaattatgtattttaattaataataattacttaataaaattatattaaaattttaactttacTATTAAAAGATTtgtgacataaatacttaaaatattaaatttgttgctaataaatatcgaaattcaaaaaatagtaACATAAATTCTcatttctaatttaatttttattctgatGTGTGTGTTAAGTTCTGGATTCGAATTttattgtgtgtgtttttaATGTTTGAATTTTAGTGTTTTGCTGAGGTTCTAATGTTTGAGTTTGTGTTTATgagatttgtttttatttatttatatagattttgaaaacttgaaatttgatgttgtttctattgattattgggattgaaAGTTTGATTTTTCATACGAGAATTAAAGTTTCCCTTTTCATTTCATTGATTGGAAAATATTAGTAGAAAGTTTATGGAATGAGAATTTtgaatatatcaaaataatatttgaatCGAGAATCAAAGTTTATTGTTAAtctccttacaaaaaaaaaaaagtgtattgTTAATCTGTAAAGATAAATTGAGTGTTAAGTTTAGAAATTTGAAAATACCAATAGGAACTACAATGAAGACATTAACTTTATATGAttggaatataaaaataatgcattataaaaaaaattaattcataatctcacacctgtttttttatttatgtccaATTCatactaaatattttttataaaaaatacactTTTCTTATATTCtgcaaagtaaaaaaaaaaaaaaacttcacacatatatatagttatgaatacatatatatataaataattgaaaaattatttaatttatatttattattacgtgttttttaaaaaataattaatttcagatagatatttttatagaaaatttattaaaataatagtaaaatattaatttgtaaatttatgctttaataaaatattaaaaatttgagaaaattaaggagaaaaaaaatagatttggaGAGATTTTAGACCGCCACGTCACCGactcatacttctcctttatatatatttaattaatatttattattacgtattttttaaaaaataattaatttcagatagatatttttataaaaaatttattaaaataatagtaaaatattaatttgtaaatttatgatttaataaaatattaaaaatttgagagaatgaaggagaaaaaagaaaaaatagctTTGGAGAGATTTTAGACCGCCACGTCACCGACTCATatatctcctttatatatatagagattTAGTATCAAAAACTCTTTTTACTTTAACCAAaacaccaaaaattacactaaaaataatatttttttattatatattatttatttttataaaatagaatagcttttttattattatattaagaaAGCTATGATTACAACTTGAATGCCTATATCAAGGTATTGGAACATAGTGCATCTAAGACAATGCTACCAATACAACAATTATCTTTATAATAGCTCGCTTCAAAATGAGATTCACTTTACAACGTGCAAGTGAATTGATCACCTCTCAAACTGACAAGATGCAGTGAAGTCATCTTCGGGTTGAGAGGTCCATGGCCATGTTATGGCTCTTACACTACTAGCCAAATAGGGCATTAGCATAGTGGGGATCAACTCAGCTAATTCTTCATGAAAATGTAAATTTATgaatgtttattttttcaatttagcCACGAAAatgtaattatatttaatttttgatgaaaaaaaacGTTGAACAAAATTTTTTTGGTACTTCATTAATATTAAGCAATTACAACTCACAGGCCTAACGACACTCTCAAGCAGTGAGTAAAGCTTGTGGAGTTGCTCTTGGGATAACTTCGGTTATTTCTTTAGTGAGTTCAATACTGCCAACCCATGAATCTTCGAATAAGTGGATGAGTGCTCACACATGTAATAGCTCCCTAAGATTCACG from Cannabis sativa cultivar Pink pepper isolate KNU-18-1 chromosome 2, ASM2916894v1, whole genome shotgun sequence encodes:
- the LOC115719219 gene encoding gibberellin receptor GID1C is translated as MAGSNEVNLNESKMVVPLNTWVLISNFKLAYNLLRRPDGTFNRHLAEYLDRKVIANAHSVDGVYSFDTIIDRETSLLCRVYRPTNNPEEPRLNFLDLEKPVASADGQVVPVIIFFHGGSFAHSSANSAIYDSLCRRLVGICKAVVVSVDYRRAPENRFPCAYDDGWTTLNWVNSRTWLRSKDSKVHIYMAGDSSGGNIAHNVALKAVESGIEVIGNILLNPMFGGQDRTESETRLDGKYFVTLKDRDWYWRAFLPEGEDRDHPACNPFGPRGKSLEGLTFPKSLVVVAGLDLIQDWQLAYAKGLEKANQVVKLLYLEKATIGFYLLPNNDHFYTVMDEISNFVSSDCE